A stretch of the Lolium perenne isolate Kyuss_39 chromosome 3, Kyuss_2.0, whole genome shotgun sequence genome encodes the following:
- the LOC127342987 gene encoding probable GABA transporter 2, which translates to MAPAAFDAEAGGPAIVPAAGNGTHKPAPGADADAGAAFVLESKGTWWHAGFHLTTAIVGPTVLTLPYALRGMGWALGLTALSLVAAVTFYEYSLMSRVLDHCEARGRRHIRFRELAADVLGSGWMFYFVVIVQTTINTGVSIGSILLAADCIEIMYSSLAPNGPLKLYHFIIIVAVVLAFLSQLPSFHSLRHINFASLLLCLGYTILVSAACIRAGLSKDAPAKDYSISSSKSEQTFNAFLSISILASVFGNGILPEIQATLAPPAAGKMMKALVLCYSVIGFTFYVASISGYWAFGSQVQSNVLKSLMPDSGPSLAPTWLLGTAVLFVLLQLLAIGLVYSQVAYEIMEKNSADVTRGKFSRRNLVPRLLLRTLYLAFCAFMAAMLPFFGDIVGVVGAVGFIPLDFVLPVIMYNIALAPPRRSPMYIANTAIMVLFVGVGAIGAFASIRKLVLDAGQFKLFSNNVVD; encoded by the exons ATGGCGCCCGCCGCGTTCGACGCCGAGGCCGGCGGCCCGGCGATCGTGCCCGCCGCGGGCAACGGCACGCACAAGCCCGCCCCGGGTGCCGACGCGGACGCCGGCgccgccttcgtgctcgagtctaAAG ggacctggtggcaCGCGGGGTTCCACCTGACGACGGCGATCGTCGGGCCGACGGTGCTGACGCTGCCGTACGCGCTGCGCGGGATGGGGTGGGCGCTCGGCCTCACCGCGCTCTCCCTCGTCGCCGCCGTCACCTTCTACGAGTACTCCCTCATGTCCCGCGTCCTCGACCACTGCGAGGCGCGCGGCCGCAGGCACATCCGCTTCCGCGAGCTCGCCGCCGACGTGCTCG GCTCCGGCTGGATGTTTTACTTCGTGGTGATTGTGCAGACGACCATCAACACCGGCGTCAGCATCGGCTCCATCCTTCTGGCCGCCGATTGCATCGAG ATCATGTACTCGAGCCTTGCTCCCAATGGTCCCCTAAAGCTCTACCACTTCATCATCATCGTGGCTGTGGTGCTGGCTTTCCTCTCCCAACTACCATCATTTCACTCGCTGCGGCACATCAACTTCGCCTCACTACTCCTATGCTTGGGCTACACGATCCTTGTATCTGCTGCTTGCATTCGAGCAG GTTTGTCCAAAGACGCCCCAGCCAAGGACTACTCTATAAGCTCATCGAAATCGGAGCAGACCTTCAATGCCTTCCTATCCATTTCCATCCTGGCCTCCGTTTTCGGCAATGGCATACTGCCTGAAATCCAG GCCACGTTGGCGCCACCGGCCGCCgggaagatgatgaaggctctggTGCTGTGCTACTCCGTCATAGGCTTCACCTTCTACGTCGCGTCGATCAGCGGATACTGGGCGTTTGGCAGCCAGGTCCAGTCCAACGTCCTGAAGAGCCTCATGCCGGACTCCGGCCCATCCCTCGCGCCGACCTGGCTGCTTGGCACCgccgtcctcttcgtcctcctccagctcctcGCCATCGGGCTCGTCTACTCGCAGGTGGCGTACGAGATCATGGAGAAGAACTCGGCGGACGTGACGCGGGGCAAGTTCTCGCGGCGGAACCTGGTGCCGCGGCTGCTGCTGCGGACGCTCTACCTGGCCTTCTGCGCGTTCATGGCCGCCATGCTGCCCTTCTTTGGCGACATCGTCGGCGTGGTCGGCGCCGTTGGGTTCATCCCGCTGGACTTCGTTCTCCCCGTCATCATGTACAACATCGCGCTCGCGCCGCCGAGGAGGTCCCCCATGTACATCGCCAACACGGCTATCATGGTCCTCTTCGTAGGCGTCGGGGCCATTGGCGCCTTCGCGTCTATACGGAAGCTCGTGCTAGACGCCGGCCAGTTCAAGCTCTTCAGCAACAACGTCGTCGACTGA